In Lolium rigidum isolate FL_2022 chromosome 7, APGP_CSIRO_Lrig_0.1, whole genome shotgun sequence, the DNA window CGAAGCTCAGCTCCCTCCCATGGTGGCGGCCTCCGAACTGGCCGCCGTACTGAGCCGTCGTCCCGTCCGACGAGCTGCAGCTCTGCTGGTCGCCGCAGCCGAACGCGATCatggcgcctccgccgccgcattCCTCCTTCACCTGGAGCTGGCGGTGCGTCGTGGTTACATGCAGCAGGTGTGAGGTGCTGCCATTGTTTGTCATGGAGTTTGAGCTGCTGAGCATGTAGTCTTGTTGGGGCTGTAGGGTTAGGGTATGGGGGATGTTGAGTTCTGATTGATGCTGGAGGAGGGCGCCGGAGCCTGGGAAGAAGTTGTCGTAGTTTGGGTGGGGTGACGATGAGTAGGGGAGCAGGACCGGCCGGTGCTGCTGGTGGTTCTGCCGTGGTGCCCGTGGCGGCGGACCAGCGCCTCCGCCCGTAGAGCCCATGAGCTTCTTCTTCAACTTGGTGTTCCAATAGTTCTTGATGTCATTGTCCGTCCGACCAGGCAGCTGCGACGCGATGATCGACCACCtgaattgtaatattggatcatgcatATATACAGTTAATAGCTAATTAATGAGCATATATGTATGTGTGCATACTATTTCCATTTATTTTCCTTGATTGTTATCAGTTTCTTATTAGAGCTTGCTAGCATAGAGCACATTTTGAAGATTCTTCTTGGGGGGAGAAACAGATGAGAAAGTAGTGTGGGGTTAGTTAATTTGGTAAATTCTGCATGCTATAACCTAGAAACCTGTGACAAACTTCATCCTAAAAAAACGATCATTTTGTGTCATGCAAAAAAAAACTTCAGAATCATATTAAAGGATTTTTTTGGAAGGCGCAAAATATTCGGATGAAAAAATAATATACGAGTTCGCATGTTACTTGCTAGCTGCTTCCATGAACTTTCTCATAATTTTCTTTCAACTTGGGCGTGCCTAAATCTAAACGAGATTATTAGAGCACATGCGCTTAAGAGATCGAGAGAACCAAAAGCAGTCTTGGATACCTGCTTCCAATGCTAGCATACATGCTGCAGATGACCCTGTCTTCGTGCTCGGTGAACTCCCCATGCTTAATGTTAGGCCTTAGGTAGTTTAGCCATCTGAGTCTACAGCTCTTGCCACATCTCCTCAACCCTAATGAAGATAGCAAATTGAGGCCAATAGTAATGTCTAGCAAACTAGAAATTCATTGCTTTGTAGAGagcaaaaggaaagaaaaacccTGTAGCAAGCAATTAGCCAAAGAGCAAAAGCAAC includes these proteins:
- the LOC124669481 gene encoding transcription factor RAX2-like; its protein translation is MGRAPCCDKNNVKKGPWSPEEDAKLKEFMDKHGTGGNWIALPQKAGLRRCGKSCRLRWLNYLRPNIKHGEFTEHEDRVICSMYASIGSRWSIIASQLPGRTDNDIKNYWNTKLKKKLMGSTGGGAGPPPRAPRQNHQQHRPVLLPYSSSPHPNYDNFFPGSGALLQHQSELNIPHTLTLQPQQDYMLSSSNSMTNNGSTSHLLHVTTTHRQLQVKEECGGGGAMIAFGCGDQQSCSSSDGTTAQYGGQFGGRHHGRELSFDHNGYSYGAYNNGAVEQDQQKLFQQQQAQLDYGYEEIKQLLMTAGTGADGGSLIHDPAAAELIASHAAAGKLTMM